The Populus alba chromosome 6, ASM523922v2, whole genome shotgun sequence genomic interval aataacatgatatttttaaatttttcacaacttctagaaaagtattttccatcaaaaataaaaagaaaatatttttttgaaaatcaacttaatttttttttaatagaaagtattttttattgattagctttttaaataataagcaaatacaaaaaagaatttaaaaattattttttataaaacaaatgggTAGTAGTATTAAGAGTTGGCGGGGCGATAACTCGGAGGCATACGAATAACAATGCTTGGGTCCAAAATGGTTGCTATCGGCCCAGAATTTAAACACAGTTAGAGTCCAGACAAAATGATGACATGGCAAAGCCGATCGTGCTTAGAAAGACAGAGAGGCAGAGAGCAGTACTGCACTGCACATTCTTCTGGAACTTGCCTGTTGCAATTTGTGATGGCGGGTACATAATAAAcgaccaaaaaataataaaaattaaaatcctagTGCTTCTTTCTCACACAAAACACCACTAACAGAAAGCAGtagcaagaaaacaaaaagggagACATCGAGAGAACGGAAATGGACGACGTTAGAATTTTAGAGGCAGAGAGGCGCCGGATTCAAGAGCTTGAATTCGTCGATGGTCGTGATTCCACGTAATCCATCACCTTAGCAATCATAGATTTTAGCAGTTGAACAGAAACATCGTTTTTTGTAAATCAATCCGTCCGCGTTCTATAATTTGGGGATTAGGGTTTCTTTTTAGTTAAGCATTGTTAATTAAAACGAATAATTGTGTTTTCGTTAcctagtaaataataataataataataatttaatgattaatttggatgtttgatttttgtaatggtgaaattgaatattgtttttgttttgattgcttCTACCACTTCATGTAGTGGTGCTGGTTCATCTGATGATTTCACCTTCAACCCTTGTTTAGCTTCACTGCATACTTATCTTGGCGGTAGGCGCTGGCGTCTCGAAGCATTTTGTTGTTCctattttggtttttgttttcagtGTATTTTTTTCGAACTTGGGAATTACCATATTGCTTGTGTGTGGCAGAGGTTGAAGACACTCATCATAGACTGGCTTTTTTGGATGGAGGTGCCGTTTTGAACCTTCCATTGTTCTATCTTGAAGGTACTTGTTATGTCCTATGCCTGCCTCGATTGCTGTTTGTGAATGTTTGAAGGAAAAAATGGTGGTCGGTTATACCAAGAAAGTTCCTTAGTTATATCGTTTTTCTGATCTGAGTAAGCATATTCATCATGCTGCATGCTCAAACAGTTAGTCAGTGTGTAGTTAATGctacattttaaattttcccAAGAGACATGAAAAGAAGCTTTGAAGTCATTTCTACCGAGTAGCCTATAGACTTGCAAGTTTTGAGGCCTGATGACCTTATCAGATAGCTAGGAACAGTGATGTTTTGTGtgtgtttaaaaaacaatgctgCTTGATATTTGTTAGGAGTTGTTCTTTTCCCAGAGGCTACACTTCCTTTGAGAGTTGTTCAACCCAATTTCATTTCTGCTGTTGAGAGGGCATTGGTTCAAGTTGATAATCCTTATATTGTAGGTGTGGTAAGTGAACATTTTCTAGATGCTTTTCCTTTGCCTTTTCTGTTTATGGGATGTCTTTCTCTAAATCTTTTCTTAGAAAACATTCAAAACTTGGCTCAGGTTCGTGCATACAGAGGTTCTGATTCTGATGACAGACAATTAATGTTTGCAACTGTTGGGACAACTGCAGAGGTATGATTACTGTGTGATATCagccatattttatttttctttctaacaaTGGAGGAGGATGTAAAGTTTATTTGTGTATGGTTGTATATGTTTGTGCCAATTCTGtggtgttgctgaaatttatttgaaattttgatgttttttatagcAATTCTGTAGTTAAAGGCATCAATTTGTTTGTAACTGTACCTTGTTATGCATTTTAAAGCAACACAGCTGATTAGGGACAGGGGTTTTATGTGAGAAGGGAGATGGTACTCACTGCATATTTGATCTGttattaactattaaaattGGTAAACTGcccttcttattttttatgtcagtTGTGTGGATTGGCATATGTAACTTGGTACATATAACCTTACAGATTCGACAATACCGGCGATTAGAGGATGGATCACTGAATGTAGTTACTCGTGGCCAGCAGCGGTTTCATCTAAAACATCGTTGGATTGATGTGGAAGGAATGGTGAGAGTAAATTTATGTTACAGCATTATTCCCTCATCTTTTGGTACTTCTTTAATTGACGGCTGATTTGATTTGGAATTTTCATCTGCTTAGCCCTGTGGAGAGGTTCAAATCATCCAGGAAGATACTCCGTTAAGGACACCCAAGGATGCTTTTGGAAAATTGGCACCATTAAATAATCTGCGCAGTCATAGGCTCTCACGTGTGCTGCCTTCAAATTCTTCATCACTTGGATATGGGCATAGCGACAATGATTCAGAGGCAAATTGGGATGACAGCTTCGAGAGTGCGCTCTCATCAGCAGGCATGAGAACTCACCAATCTGCACTCGATTCCTGTTATGGTTATGATGTGATGGATGAATCAACCAGCAGCGATGATGACAGGTTCATGAGTCGGACAGAAATGAGATCTACAAGATCTCACCTAAGTGAGTCAAAAGGGCCATTGTACTCGGACACTGGAAAAAATGCTGATAATACTACCTTAGAGATTGGGAATAGTTCTGATTTGGCAAGGAAAGGGGAAGGGTCAAAGAGGTGTTGGAAAAATACTGACTTAAACCACTTTCACAGGGTTCCAAGAGCCTTCTGGCCCCACTGGGTATACCGTATGTATGACTCCTATTGTCTTGCTGAAAGAGCAGCAGGTAATTGGTTGCGAACTTGCATTTTAAGCTCTGCACAAGCTTACTTGCACATACATCTTAGTTTGCGGTTTTTAGTAGTTGCCATCATCATTTAGCTTTGCCAAGCAAAAGGTAGAAAATAATGTGAAAGTTGTCAAATTTATaactaattttgttttcaaattctgCATTTATGGAAATTGCTAGGCTTCATGGTAAGATTCTTTGAATTATGTTACATGTGGTTTGAAAGGAGATGTGATTAAGATCTTTTAAAGAGAATCCAGTAAAGGTTAGGATctggataatttattttgtcagaaaagaatgaaaattttACTTTTGGTTTTACATTCttaatttttagtattatagttatattttccactaaaaaaggaagaaaggaatGAAAGAACATAATCGATAGCCTTGCTTCAAACATTTTGCAGATATGTGGAAACAAATAGTTGGGGCACCAAGCATGGATGGTCTTGTGAGAAAGCCTGAccttttgtcattttatattgCCAGTAAAATTCCTGTTTCTGAAGAGACCAGGCAGGAGCTTCTGGAGATTGATGGCATTTCATATAGACTGCGCCGGGAAATTGGTTTACTTGAAAGTTTTGACCTTGTTCGATGTAAAACTTGTAAGGTAATATGTGGGTATTGAATCCTCAAATATCTCACCATGGGTATACGTATGACATACTTCTCCTCTTGCCTGCTGGCTATGAACACACTTTGACACcagcatgtattttttttttcctcagaaATTTTTTGGTTAGCTATGAACCTAAAGACATAACGAACTCTGTCCTGCTAAAATAAGCTAAAGCATGTTGTTCTGTTCATACCcagatattaatttttcatttctttccttttgtccATCCAGACTGTAATCGCTCAGCGGAGTGATATGTTGGTGATGTCTACTGAAGGTCCTCTTGGTGCTTATGTCAATTCACATGGTTATGTGCATGAGATAATGACACTCCAGAAAGCTAATGGGTTAGCACTCATAGGGCGAGCCACAGTGGAATACAGCTGGTTTCCTGGGTATGGACTCAGATTCTATCCCtgacattttaattttcttaaataagccattgtgttattttctttcaattgtctGATGACCTTTATACTATAAATAACGCTTATGTCCTTGGACCCTCCGGTCTTTAGTTACCTGGATAGGGGATCAATGTAATTGAAGTAAAATGACGATACTTTCATACCTGCATGTATTATGTATAATAATCTGGCTAGCAGTCAGCCAGACAAGTTCCTTAGTACTAGGCTGATGCAGCTGACATCTGAGTTCATGTATtctattatttatgtttctatgtttgcttcccccccccccccctactTATCACTAGGAGTAGAGAGTGGTGTTTGAGGCAATGGGCACTAGTTAGGGGCCTGCACttattcaggaaaaaaaagtatGTTGCGGGCTGTTAATTTTCTTTGGAGTTTGAGAAACATTCCATGACTATATATCAAAGCTCCTTCTGTAATTGCATGTtaattgcttcttttcttttagtttcaatggtttatattgtttttgggAGTTAACCATTAGTGATGAGAATACTAGCATGGTGGCCATGAGTGAGCAAAGATAACTCGAGTGAAGTTGCTGTTTGTGGTGCACTGTTACATGGTTTCCTAAATCTCGTTTGTTCAGGCTGCTGTTTCTGCCGATTActgttgttaatttaaattatacatGGCGTGTACTGTTGTTAATTCGAGGAACTGGTCATGATTATTTGAATGGGTGGATAATATGGCAAATATTGCAGGTATGCTTGGACAATCGCAGAATGTGTGTCCTGTGAAACCCAAATGGGATGGCTTTTTACTGCCACGAAGAAGAAGTTGAAGCCTCAATCGTTTTGGGGAATACGGAGTTCCCAGGTTGCTGATGATACACGGTAGGACCAGATTTTGAACCGCTGTCTTAGATTTCTGTTCATAAGAGCATGTAATGAGCTTTCTATGTATATAGGATGAGTCCCTTTCCTCAAAAGCGTATTTCACCATTCATTTTACTTGGTGATAACAGAGTAACCTTATAGACCGGCCAGCAATAAAAGCATCTGATCTGGAAGAATAAAGCATGTGCCAGGTTATAATTGGCTTTGATCTTAAATCAAGATGGCTTTTCACATAAGCTTCATCCACTTGGCCCTTCACTTTTCcttcttgatttttaattttgtttttatttcaaaactattCCTCTTTAAATTAATcgttacaatgatattttaaaatacatttaattatgtcctgcttttaaaatatttttttgacttttttaaggtaattttttcaattatttttagaatataattataCGAGTGTAATATatgcaaacaattttttttttaaaattgcaaatattcaattgagaataaaatatatttttttaattacttgtcattgatatttttatatgttttttattaaccaaCTTTTTTACATAGACACGTGAGAATATCAAGACatgatattttgtattttgtttgaaacgtgaaaattttttatttaaaaaaaacatgtaactaataaaaaaaattatttcttcaccaaaataaaataaataaatgaaaagggaaaaggaatttttttcctcctgaatttaaattattaaaatccttataaatatttattttaattattttgatataaaaaacatgttcgtcaaaaaataaatgcataaaTAAGAAGAGAAATGCATCTTCttctaaaaacttttataaatatttattttaattattacagaattaaatgaaaattaattttaaaaatgaagccATTGCACTACAAGGTcataatatctttatatttatctataaaaccacttctattttttatttatttacttatacCTAAATAATAATCTGCCAttttaaacatttatatatatatatatatatatatatatatcccaatATTGATGTAATTcttcttagaaaaaaatattacttttgttATCTCGTTTTTTCATGGTATCCCAATTTATTCACTACATcatatcctaaataaaataaaataaacttcaaaAATTGGCACAAAAAATGTGAACTTCAATTTATAAACTCTGAAAGagcttaaaaaaatgaaaactaatGATGTTAAAAtccaaagaataataaaattatttttattcggcACAATTGCAATAAATAGCATAACTAGCCTAAACAAATAGGATTATCTCAAAATTACAGCCAGAGCAGGGAACTCTTTCCGCTTTGAGATTTATTAATGTAAAAGAAACATGAAATACAGATTGAAAGTGGCTCCGAGCAAATTGCTGCTTGCAAAATGCATAATTCCTCTCCAGGTTTAACGATAGCTTCGGTAGATTGGGCTGTACATGCAGCTCTCTGCATACTTGACAAGGTCTTTAGGACGAGGGAGACGAGATGCCAGACCTATAAAGCAGTTATGTAAGCCTGATTAGTAATGCAGGACAGTGCAAGTATGAGAGAGCTTGATAACCAGAAAGAAGCTTACCGAGTTCATACGCTTTAGCAGCAACCTTAGCTGCGATGTTGGCTGATATGTTTCGAATGTTGGAAAATGGTGGGTAAATCAGCCCCTTGtcaaaattttcttgttttacttGCGCAGCCAAAGCTTCAGCTGTTGCAAAAAGAATTGGAAATGTCAAACCTTGATGGACCTGGCCTTGTTCATTAGTTCTTACAGAGTTGAGAAAGCACAAAAAATCTACTTTTTGTACAAAGGTGGGGGATGGGGTGGTTGTTTTAGGCTCGGTGTCCAAATGTGTATGCATTTATTCTAGACAGAAATCGTCATCATCATAGCTTCTCGACACTTCAAGCAGTTCAACGAAATTGCCAGCATTCAAATCGATCCTTAGAGCAGATAGAATTTACTGTGGTGGTATATATGAATATAAGATATAACTCAACAGTCCGGACTACTTACAGGCAGCCAAAAGCATGTCATCGTGCACGCGAATTGCACCGGACATGATCAATCCCAACCCAAATCCAGGGAATATATAAGCATTGTTTGCCTGGATAATTTGAAGATGTAAGCCACTAATTATAGTAAATTTCTGGTAAACAGAATGATTTCCAGTAACAATAGGTAAGGTTAAAACCTGGCCAGGTACAAAAACTTTTCTGTTATATTCAACAGGGTCAAATGGGCTTCCGCTAGCAAAGATTGCACGACCCTGCAAGTTGGAAAACATACAATAATCAAGATGGTGCTAAAATTAAACGAGTTTCACTATTTTCTCTATACAGTACCAATCACACATGCGTGAGGTGAGTTAAATCTGATGAAACAATATTTGGGGAAAAAGCAGAGATGGTATTCTACCTTGCTCCATGTATAAGCTTCTTCAGCCGTACATTCAGATTGTGAGGTAGGATTGGAGAGAGCAAGAATTAGCGGTTTCTGAGTAGCAATAATTTAGACTAAGGTCAGATAACTTGACAAGATAGATggacgtgtgtgtgtgtaagagagagagagagagagagagcaagagaaaGAACCTCGTTAATTGATGCCATGGCCTCAACCACCTCCTTTGTAAATGTTTTCCCAACTCCAGATGATCCTATCAAAACTGTTGGCTTGATTGCCTAATAGATCAGCAAGTCCGGTAAGATATCAGGAAAATGATTCAAAGGGAGCACATAATATGAATTCACATAAGAAAAGTGTCACACCTTAACAGCATCTAAGAGCCCTTTGACAGGCTCATGGTCATGAGCCCAAGGTTTCTTGAAGTGTTGAAGTGACTCCCTACGTGAGCTAACAATCAGTCCCTGGAGCATACTCAGACCAAATGTTAGTGTATGGAAAAGGATCCAAAGTGAAATGTGCAACAAAATTTGAGGACTTTGACCACATTTTCACTACCTTAGAGTCCACAAGCCAAATCTTTTTGCGGGTCTCTTCAAGTGGAGCTTTAGTCTGAAGAAAATAGCATGGAATTGGCCATAAGGGTTAGCAAATAGaagtgaataataaaaatattaaccaGATAAGCAGTAGATTGATACCTGTTTTGATATCTCAAGAGCGATAAGCTCAGCTATACCGGTTCCAGCCTGCAAAACCCAAAAGAAATAAGAAGTAAGAATCAAATGAACAAAAACTAATGTATAAATGAACAAAGAAATGCCTGCATAAACAGTCACAACCATTATGCAAGAGACTGATAAgtacaaacaaaaagaaagcttCGGTTCCTAACCTCTCCTGCACCCAGGAATAAGAATCTATGGTCCGCCAAGGCTCCACCAACCAATTTCAGAGCTGCAAGAAGCCCTGCCAACACCACAGATGCAGTGCCCTGCAATAAATGAAATCATTTGCAATTAGAGAAATACCATTGAAGAACAAACAAATTCCTAACAAGCAAACTTTAGTAACATGTTACCTGTATGTCATCATTGAAGACGAGATGAGTTGGGCTGTATTTTTCCAGTAGCTCAAATGCATTGTGATTTGCAAAATCTTCGAACTAAAAAAGGGAAATTCATAATATTCAGAGAGCAGAGTTAAGTACTGAAAACTCTGACATTAAGCAATGTTTGATGGTTTACCTGTACAAGGACCTTTTCCCCATAGTTCTTCTTAACTGCAGTCATGAACTCTTCTAGAAGCTCTGCATATTCCTAAACCACAGCAGATAGCAGAACACAAATCTTCAGACTCAGcatgaaaaaaaaggtattaGTCAATTGGAAAGGGAAGAAAGTCAAGTTACTATACCTGTCCAGTTGCCCTCCTCTGTCTAAGCCCAATGTAGAACTCATCATTCAATAACTTCTCATTGTTTGTGCCAACATCAATTGTTACAGGCAAGCACTGCATATATTGAATACAGGGGCAAGGTTTTAGTAACTATAAAAACAAGGGGTGTATTCCTAGCTTCAGTAAGACGGTAATGGAGGTATGTCAAAGCTTACGGCAGAGGGACGTAATCCTCCTAGTGCTGTATACAGAGAGAGTTTTCCTACTGGAATCCCCATTCcctaaaaaagcaaaacaattacatgaaataaattaacaatgatCCATCTGTTGAGAGATAAGGAGTGGCCTGCTCATCCAACTAACaacttataatttatatgtGAATTTGCAAGCATCAGTACCTGGCAACCAAGATCCCCAAGCCCCAAGATGCGCTCACCATCAGTAACAACAATAACTTGGATATTACTCTCCGGCCAATTCTTCAACACTTCAAGAATCTTGCCCCTAAAAGTTTCATTTTGTAAATACTAGAAAACTAAGCAACTaggacatgaaattaaaaagcaatcacATTCGGATGGTCCTACTTCTCTTTCAAACTGATGTAAAGACCCTGAGGGCGTCTGAAAATGCTCCCATATTTTTGACAAGCCTCACCAACTGTAGGAGTGTACACAACTGGCAAAAGTTCCTCCACATTATCGATCAAAAGCTTGTAAAACAACCTTTCATTCCTCTCCTGGAGATCCATCATGGCCATGTATCGTTGAAGAGGAACTTCATACTGGCGTAGGTTGTGCATCAACTTTTTCTCCtaataatcaaaattttgtGGCCTGATTAAGCTTGGGAGACAGAAATTTTGATATTGGAATTtaaacttgaagaaagtcaTTTAAGATAACCTGGAGTTCCTGGGTCATGAGTGATGGAGGCAAAAGGCCACGCAAGTAATGTGCATCCCTTTCATTCTCAGTAAAGGCAAGCCCTTTGTTGTGGCGTGGATCCCTCAACAAAGTATATCCACTGtaacataacaaaaaacaatacttTTGAGTgaatcaaaaacttaaattctgcaaattttatatgtaataatCAGCAAAACCAACAATCAAGGGTTTCTCAAGTCAAACTATTCAAGGCCTTAAGAAAAGAAtagttttcttgttttggaCCAAATGTTAATCAACAGAAGAACACGAACCAAACTTACTGGATGCATGTTTTACTAAATAAACCACTGGTATCACTTCCTATAGAACCAATAAATCCTTCgatgaataaaaacaataaaaaaaaataagatccaGTAAAAATAACCAGGAATTCACAACTTGAGcaacaattaaaaatcaaattgagcAAAATTGCAAACATTTTTTAgggcataaaaattaaaactttagatGAAAACTCCACAATGCAGCATCTAAAATCAACATGGGCCAGCCAGCCATAAAGAATAAGACaagaataaccaaaaaaaaaattcaaaaactgaaaatatcatTTCTCTCACCTAGCAACAGAGACAGTCCATGGAGTGATAAGCTGTTCCTCCGTGGCAAGATCTTCTCCATTCGTTTTCTCCACTCCGTTCATCATTGTTCTTCTCTCTAATAAAGCCCAAACCTTTCTTTCTCCTCCACAACCAAGAACCACTGCTCTCTGCAAGTAACAAGAAGCTGAGAAGCCAAACACAACACAACAAACAAAATCCCACAACACGGAACAGAACCCTTGATTGTTTTGCAAAGGAAGAAACAAAGCCCACCTTTTATAGCCACCTAAAGCCCATAAATTTCTACgctttcctaatttttttttttaatgaaagttgaaaataattacGGTTGGTTTCCATGTCATAAAGAAGAACGTGGACTACATACGTGGTTGGGATGATTTTGAaaccattttttatgtttttttttttatcaaggctGTCTTGATTGAAAAGTTTAGTGAGTGTGAACATACAATACTCGAGTGGTGGTGGGCTTGTGGAATTCTTAgctaaataagtaaataatatTGCATGGTAGTATGGTACCAGAAAAGTCTGCCTTGAAATCATTCTGCAGGAACGTGCGAGGAACAGACACAGAGGTTATATAGTTTCCACGCTTTTttggtggagagagagagagtattgaTTCGTGATCACGCGTAAGGGAGACAGAGGATGGCGTAAATGGAAGGTGCAGGGCCCTATTGATTTTAAGACCATGCTAAATTACTTACTTTTTTATCATAGCTTTGGTGATATGGTGTGAAATGTGAATGCttttaccaaaatattttttatgtgagaaAATactaaactaatatttttattagatgtttttcaatgcatttatataaaattattttttaattttatgttaagaGTGTTATAAAATTTAGTACttcaatcaaaactaaatttcCTCCTAACAATctaaataatatatctttatatcaactaattttttttttaatttttccgaaTCATTATAATCTGGCTCAATTATTAGAGATCCATAAACATCTGAGACTTTGTCATGCAGATGAATATagatttaatgtgtttagtatTACAGTAGTTGTTgtagttgtggtttaaaaaaagttattttataagaaatacttttaattgaggttggtttgaaaaaacaaatgtttggttaaaaactgTAGTTATAaatgaggttgaacaaaaaaatagtttaatgtgtttggttaagaatgctttttaaattgaggttattaaataattttaaaatatatatattaatattaatggttttaaatttaaatattgtagatttaactattgctattacatcatgaaataaataatattttatataaaatattttttattgttccattaaactatttacaattccataacgtatgaaatacatccaaTAAGGActataattttcacaaatttcttaagagcacaacaacatcaagtaaaatataatcaggaacaaGAATTGAGATTACGATCAATTTCTGTAAATGCGGCATCATCAAGCAATTTCCGTCTAATTGATAtagtcattgaataatgtttaaaattagttttataaataaaacacaattaaaaataaaaaaaatattttattttattaggtcAGACTTGTTTCAATGCCTTTTTAGTGTTGAATTGGACTAGTCCGGCCGGAACAATGGAGCCATGCTCTATTGTTCATGGGTTTTCTCATCATAAGAAGCAGCAACGAGCTGCTTCTTGTAACATGTGGATGCGCCATAATTAATGGTGGGACCCACCAATATAAAGTTACGATAGAAGCAttatcaaacaataatatttgtTGCTACGGGTGGTTTAACCGCAACCATAATAACAAACAATACcttattatattcaaaacatgtctcaaatatatattttgggtaTGTCTGTAAGTGCAATAgagactatttttaaaataattttttttttatttttagaatttattttgtaattcttcatttgaaggaaaaaaaaaactattagaatAGAGTTATTCAATGATAAAACTGtgaattagattttttgtaTAATGGTTTCTTTTAAGAATGTTGTATTCTTATTTCTTAAATTCAGTTGCGATTGATAGTAAgcagtttttttatcttttttctttatttgtttttgtgtttaaaattttttttaaaaaaaattaaaaatatcttattttttctttactttaaattaatattttttgatgtttttaaatcattttgatgtgctgatgtcaaaaataatttttttaaaaaaaaaaaaaaaaaacatattattttgaatatatttttaagtgaaaaatattttaaaaaataatcgcaaCAACCCTCTCAAGcacaaaataaacttgaatatGAGATGCATGCACAATGTATATGTTACTATTGTCAATTCAACAAAGGCATGCAAGCTTAATTCAAATATTGAGTGTCGTCCATGGAAACCCCCCCCCCATCCCACCTTCTTTAATTCTAGTCTATAGTTCAATgagtattatttttcaatcgATGATGAGAGCATGAGTAGTAGTCTACGCATTATGTTTGTGTGTAAGATTAGATGTTTTGAAACAGAACAGACAATTGAGattgaaaaacatatatttttttaatattttccattttaaaataataaaaatccgcctaagaaatatattaagacctatttattttatatttttagttttatctttcCAATTGAACACCTTTTTTTCCCTCTCGTTTGGCAGCCGGCATCAACCAAAAATCCTGCCTTTGTCATCATCTCCGTTGCGTCCAATTGTCACTGTCATTTCCTTGAGGGTGTTTCCTCGTCTCCTTCCCTGCTTCAAAAGGTGATTTGGTTACAGGTATTGTCGATGAAGGAATTCGTTGTCAAATCTAAAAGGTAAATGAAAGTCAGATTTTCACATTTGTGTGTGAATCCATGGCCGTAGAACAGAGCAGGGATGGAGGGTTGGCATGACTTTGCGAGGCCAAGCTCTTTGAATGCCAATTTCAACCCCGTCTGGTTTAGACCTGGTCGTTATGATCCAATATCATATTGCTGGTTTGACTTGGATCATAATTTAGCTTCTTGCTGCCATTGACAACTCAAGCCCTAATTTACATTGCATTTGACATTTAATTCCCATGAATGTCTTCGTTTTCTGACGTCATTTTTCTTACGGCATTAATCTTACTTTTAGTAAATTCTTCTTCAAGACTGCCGGCCATTGCAtagtataaaattgaatttgtggAGGGGGAGATGGAGAGTGCGTCAACCGTTTCCATGGCGCACTCTATCGCCATATCTCGAAGCTTCTTAAGCTGGTGATCTCTTACTGGGCACACGCGTGTGCGTAGTTGGTATCATTATATTAGGGTTCCCAATATTATCGtttgtcaaagttcttgttggCTCAGTCAATGATCTCTTAAGCGACAAACATGTCAACAGTGGTTGGCTCCATTCT includes:
- the LOC118030666 gene encoding uncharacterized protein, which gives rise to MDDVRILEAERRRIQELEFVDGRDSTGAGSSDDFTFNPCLASLHTYLGEVEDTHHRLAFLDGGAVLNLPLFYLEGVVLFPEATLPLRVVQPNFISAVERALVQVDNPYIVGVVRAYRGSDSDDRQLMFATVGTTAEIRQYRRLEDGSLNVVTRGQQRFHLKHRWIDVEGMPCGEVQIIQEDTPLRTPKDAFGKLAPLNNLRSHRLSRVLPSNSSSLGYGHSDNDSEANWDDSFESALSSAGMRTHQSALDSCYGYDVMDESTSSDDDRFMSRTEMRSTRSHLSESKGPLYSDTGKNADNTTLEIGNSSDLARKGEGSKRCWKNTDLNHFHRVPRAFWPHWVYRMYDSYCLAERAADMWKQIVGAPSMDGLVRKPDLLSFYIASKIPVSEETRQELLEIDGISYRLRREIGLLESFDLVRCKTCKTVIAQRSDMLVMSTEGPLGAYVNSHGYVHEIMTLQKANGLALIGRATVEYSWFPGYAWTIAECVSCETQMGWLFTATKKKLKPQSFWGIRSSQVADDTR
- the LOC118030667 gene encoding NADP-dependent malic enzyme isoform X2; the encoded protein is MMNGVEKTNGEDLATEEQLITPWTVSVASGYTLLRDPRHNKGLAFTENERDAHYLRGLLPPSLMTQELQEKKLMHNLRQYEVPLQRYMAMMDLQERNERLFYKLLIDNVEELLPVVYTPTVGEACQKYGSIFRRPQGLYISLKEKGKILEVLKNWPESNIQVIVVTDGERILGLGDLGCQGMGIPVGKLSLYTALGGLRPSACLPVTIDVGTNNEKLLNDEFYIGLRQRRATGQEYAELLEEFMTAVKKNYGEKVLVQFEDFANHNAFELLEKYSPTHLVFNDDIQGTASVVLAGLLAALKLVGGALADHRFLFLGAGEAGTGIAELIALEISKQTKAPLEETRKKIWLVDSKGLIVSSRRESLQHFKKPWAHDHEPVKGLLDAVKAIKPTVLIGSSGVGKTFTKEVVEAMASINEKPLILALSNPTSQSECTAEEAYTWSKGRAIFASGSPFDPVEYNRKVFVPGQANNAYIFPGFGLGLIMSGAIRVHDDMLLAASEALAAQVKQENFDKGLIYPPFSNIRNISANIAAKVAAKAYELGLASRLPRPKDLVKYAESCMYSPIYRSYR
- the LOC118030667 gene encoding NADP-dependent malic enzyme isoform X1 → MISRQTFLRAVVLGCGGERKVWALLERRTMMNGVEKTNGEDLATEEQLITPWTVSVASGYTLLRDPRHNKGLAFTENERDAHYLRGLLPPSLMTQELQEKKLMHNLRQYEVPLQRYMAMMDLQERNERLFYKLLIDNVEELLPVVYTPTVGEACQKYGSIFRRPQGLYISLKEKGKILEVLKNWPESNIQVIVVTDGERILGLGDLGCQGMGIPVGKLSLYTALGGLRPSACLPVTIDVGTNNEKLLNDEFYIGLRQRRATGQEYAELLEEFMTAVKKNYGEKVLVQFEDFANHNAFELLEKYSPTHLVFNDDIQGTASVVLAGLLAALKLVGGALADHRFLFLGAGEAGTGIAELIALEISKQTKAPLEETRKKIWLVDSKGLIVSSRRESLQHFKKPWAHDHEPVKGLLDAVKAIKPTVLIGSSGVGKTFTKEVVEAMASINEKPLILALSNPTSQSECTAEEAYTWSKGRAIFASGSPFDPVEYNRKVFVPGQANNAYIFPGFGLGLIMSGAIRVHDDMLLAASEALAAQVKQENFDKGLIYPPFSNIRNISANIAAKVAAKAYELGLASRLPRPKDLVKYAESCMYSPIYRSYR